CCTCGTGGCTGGCCGAGCCCGACAAGCTATGGCCGCAATGGCGGCTCACGGGCCCGGATCTTGCGGCCGGCAAGTTCGACGCGACGCTGTTGGCGCTCAAGCTGCAGGAGGACGCCGGCATCGACATCGTCACCGATGGCGAGCAGTCGCGGCAGCACTTCGTCCACGGCTTTCTCGAATTCGTAGACGGCATCGACTTCGGCAAGAAGGTCGAGATGGGCATCCGCAACAACCGCTACAAGGCGATGGTGCCCACCGTCACCGGCGCGTTGAAGCTTCGCGGCCGCGTCCACGGCGCGGAGGCCCGCTTTGCCCGCGCCCACACCACGCGCAAGCTCAAGATCACCATGCCCGGTCCGATGACCATCATCGACACCATCGCCGACGCGCATTACGGCGACCGGGTGAAGATGGCGTTTGCCTTTGCCGACCTCCTCAACCAGGAGGCTCGCGCGCTCGAGGCCGACGGCGTCGACGCCATCCAGTTCGATGAGCCGGCCTTCAACGTCTACATGAAGGACGTCTCGACCTGGGGCGTCGAGGCTCTGCATCGCGCCATTGACGGGCTCAAATGCCGGACCGCAGTGCACATCTGCTACGGCTACGGCATCAAGGCCAACATCGACTGGAAGACCACACTCGGCGGCGAATGGCGGCAATACGAGGACACCTTCCCGGCGCTCGCGGCAAGCCGCCTCACCGAGGTGTCGCTGGAATGCATCCACTCGAAGGTGCCGATCGAATTGCTTGCGCTGCTCAAGGGTAAGGATGTCCAGATCGGCGTCATCGACGTGGCGACCGATGCGATCGAGACACCCGAGCAGGTCGCCGCAACCATCGAGGCGGCGCTCAAGCATGTGGCGAAGGAGCGCATCATCGCCGGCACCAATTGCGGCATGGCGCCGATGCGCCGCGACATCGCGGCGGCGAAGCTTGTGGCGTTGGGTCAGGGCGTGGCGCTCGCGCGCAAGCGCTTCGGCTGAGGACGCCGCACGGCTCAGTACACCGTGCGCCCGCTCGAATACTTGTTATCGATGGCGCACTTCTTCTCGGCCGAAGCGCGCGCCAGTTCTTCGAGATCGCCGCCGGTCTGGACGTATTCGGTGCGGTAGGCGATTGCGTTGACGAACTCGCCGCCGGCCGACTGCGACGAGCGCGCCATCAACTGCTCGAGTTCGGTGCGCCGCTTCCGGGTCTCGATGATGCGAGCCTCGATATTGGGGCACGGGTAGATGGTGTACTTCCCCGGCGACACGGCCGCGCGGCCCCCAAACTCGTCGCTGACCGTTCCGCAGCCGGCCAAGGCCAATGCCGCAAGCACGCTGCTGCAGGCCAAGAGCCAGCGCGGTCGCGCACGCCAAACGTTGCGCAACCCTGCTCGATGATTCCGTGGTGACTGCTCGCGCAGGCCTAAATCCCCATCCCGACAGGCGGGAGATAACCAGAAAAAGTAAAGAATCCAGGGCGCAATTCTGGCATTGGCGAGGCCGCGCCGCCGAGCCATCAGCGCGTTTACGCGCGTCTTCGACGCGCTATGGCGAGGATCCGGCGCGGCATACCACCAAGCGTTCGCGCTGGCGAACGAGCGGCCAGCGCGGCATCCGATCCAAAAGAAGATCGGAGGTAGGTCAGTGCGCCATGAACACCGGAAGGTCGGCATGAGCCAGGATATGGCTCGTCGCGCCGCCGAAGATCATCTGCCGCAACCGGCTCTGGGTGTATGCGCCCTTGACCAGAAGATCGCAGCCCTCGGCCTTGGCCTGCTCGAGGATCACCTGTCCGGTGGTCTTGCCATCGAGGTTGACGGTCTTGAGCTTGGCCGGGATGCCGTTGAAATGAAGATGCCGCAGGAACTGCTCGGCCGACGGACCCGGCACACCCTGGCCGCCGGGAACGAACAGCACCGTGACCTGTGAGGCCTGATGCAGCAACGGCATGGCGAAGGCCGTGGTCCGCGCCTGCTCGGTGCTGCAATTCCAATGGATCAGGATGTTGGTGGCGATCTGCTTGGGCGGTGTGGGCGGCGCCAGCAGGATCGGCTTGCCGCTTTCGAACAGGCCCGACTCGATGGCGCGGTTGTGCAGCCCGATCGTATTGGCGTCAGGCCGCCCCAGCACCGTGACGTCGAACACCCGGCCGTAGCTGCCGACGAAGCCCTCGCCTTCGGGCGCCTCGTCGAGCCAGGCGCACGACAGCCCCTTGGAGGCTGCGCCGGCCCGCGGAATGCTCCGCTCGGTCATGAACCCTTCAAACATCTTGCGTGCCTGGGCAGCCTCTTCGAGGCTTTCCTGGCGATAGGATTCGAGCGGAATCGATCCAGCCGGATCGACCGCCACGAACTCGCTGATGCCGAAGCGTAGCGGGAACCCTTCAATGTAGCTGTCGCATTTCCGCGCCAGCAGCAACGCTGTCTCAAGCACCGACGCCATGCCGTCGTGCGGCTCCATAGGAACCAGAATGGATTTCATGCTCATGACTTGCTCCCGCGGGTCGTCATCGAAGGCATCCCCTCCTTCGGCGATCGTGACCGAATGCAGTGTCACCCGATCGAAGCAGACAACCGGATTTCAGCTATCCGCTCAACGGCGACGAGTCGGTCGAGTATCATCAAACTATGTGATTTGCCTGACGTTTTTGTCAATCGCGGCCACCGCCTCGCGCGCACGCGCCGCACCGTTCCGGACGCAGCGCACAAAAAAATCCCTCTCCCATTTTTGAGAGAGGGACAAGAGATACACGCGCCGGTCGTATGAGAGCGCCTAGAACTCTGCCCAGTCGGGATCGTTCTTGACCGCCAGCGCGCCCTGCGTGACGGCGCGGGCAGACTTTGCCGCCGGCTTGCTGACGGACGGCCTGATCGGCGCAGCCTTTCGCACAACCGAAGCAGCGCTGCGGCTCGCACCGGCGTGGTCCATGGCGCTGACATGGAAGAACGCCACCCGCTCGTCCATGGCACGGGCCTGCTGCTCCAGCACCTTGGCGGTCGCGGCATTCTCCTCGACCAGCGCCGAGTTCTGCTGCGTCACCTCGTCCATCTGGCTCAGCGCCTTGTTGACCTGCTCGATGCCGGATGACTGCTCGCTGCTGGCCGTGGCGATTTCGGCCACGATGCTGGCCACGGTCTTGATCGACTCGACGATCTCCTGGAGCGCCTGTCCGGCCCTGTTCACGAGGTCGACGCCCTCTTGCACTTGACCGCTCGAATTGGTGATCAGGTCCTTGATGTCTTTCGCCGCCTGGGACGACCGCTGCGCGAGGCTGCGGACTTCGGCCGCCACCACCGCGAAGCCCCGGCCGGCATCGCCGGCACGCGCCGCTTCGACTGCCGCGTTCAGCGCCAACAGATTCGTCTGCCGTGCGATCTCGTCGATCACGCCGATGATATCGGAGATCTGCCGCGACGACTCCTCGATCTTGGCCATGGCATTCACGGCCTTGGCGACCACCTCGCCGCCGCGGTCCGCCACCGCCCGTGTTGCCGCAGCCGAATGATTGGCCGCCTGGGCGTTCTCGGCGTTCTTCTTCACCGTGGTAGAGATTTCCTCCATCGAGGCCGACGTCTCCTCAAGGCTCGCGGCCTGTTCCTCGGTCCGCTGCGACAGATCGGTCGTGCTTGTGGAAATTTCCTTCGAGGCGTTGGTGACCTCGCCGGCCGAGGTCTTGATGCCACCGATCGTTTCTTCGATCTGGCCGATCGCCGAATTGAAATTGTCGCGGATTTGCCGATAGGCCTCGCTGAAGCCTTCTCCCAGCCGGAAGCTGAGTTCGCCTTCGGTCAGCTTCTGCAGGCCTTCGGCCAGCATGCCGACCGCACGGCCCTGCTCTTCGGCGACCTTCGCCTGGGCGCGAGCCTCAGCATCCTGGCGCTCGGCTTCGAGGCGGGCCGCTTCGGCCTGACGATCCGCCTCCGACTTCATGCGCTGCGTGGCCTCGGCGGCCTCGCGCCGCGCCTTCTCGTCCGCCAGCACCTTGAATTTCTCGACGGCATTCGACACGTCGCCGATCTCGTCCTTGCGATCGAGCCCCGGCAGCACCACTGAGAAGTCGCCTTCCGCCACCTTCAGCATTGCCTGCTGAATCTGGCGCAACGGGCTCGTGACCCGGCGCGTCACCACGAACATCATGCCCGCGCTGAAGGCGATCGCGACGAGCAGCAACGAAACTTGAATCGAAAACGAGGTGATCGCCGCGGCGTGTTCACGCGCGGCGTGCTCCTTTGCCGTGTCCAGCGCCGACTCGGCGACATGCAGCAGCGTGCCGAGCTTGCCGACCGACATCGGCAGCCAAGTGGCGACCGTGTATGGCACCGCCTCCTTGGCCATCAGGGCCTTGAACGTCTTCAGCCGCAGTTGACTGTAGTCACCGAAGAACTCCTGCTTGGCGGTGGCAACCGCCTTGTGAAAGGCTGCCGGCAGATTTAGGCCCGAAGCGACCTGTTCAAGCGTGGCCCAGGCGTTCTCCGCCTTGGCGACACTCGCGGTGTAGGTCATCATCGCGTCCGGCGGCAACGCCACACCGCCAAGCGTGTTCGAGATCATCACCGACGAGTCGCCGGCACTGTTGCGCGTTTCCCAAGCAAGCTGCTTGATCAGAAGCAACTGGTCGACATAGCCATCTTCGAGCTTCACGGACGCCATCATCCGCGCCGTCAGACTGTCGATCATCTGAACAAGGCCATCCATCTCGGCGAAGGCCTCCTTGGCGAGGCCAGACGGCCGCGAAGCCTTCGGCTGCGCCAGAGCTGCAGCGGATGCCTTGTGCAGCACTTCGAGCTTCTTGATCGACTTGTCGAGCGCGGCGACCGCGGCATCGCGCCCGGGGAAGTCCAGGTTGGCCATCGAAGCAAGCCCCGCCTTCAGAGCCGGCATTTCGGCCTCACGCAGGGTGCGCAACTGGTCAGGCAGCGTCGAATAGGTGCGGTCCGAGGCGAGTTCGCGGGACGTCGTCGAACGATCGACCCGCAGATTGTGCAGCGCCGTGAAGAAGCTCGCCGACGTCTCGACGACTCCCGCGATCCGTTGGACCGTCGCCTGCCGGTGCCACGAGTTCCAGGCACCGACCGACAGCACGATCACGATTGCGGCCGACAGCGTCAGGATGACCGACTTCAACAGCAGGTTGACGGATAGGCGTTGGATCATTGCGGCACTCTTGATTGTGTTTTTAGGCGCAGGGCGAACGGTTCAGCGGCACCCTTCGCGGATTCGCCAAATTGTCAGGTATTAAGATTTGAAAGGTTTCGATTAATTTCGCGTAAACCATCAGGGCGGAACTGTGCCGGCGCGACAATTGCCCCCGCGGACGGGCATCCGGCAGGCCGACCATTCAACCGATGGCATTTTGAAACCGCCGCCGATGCGGCGCGGTGATTTGGTGCGGGCGGCCGGACTTGAACCGGCACAGCTCTTTCGAGCCTAGGGATTTTCGTACCCGCTACGGCTTTCGCCGCCTGGGCTTGGCATGTTCAGCCGAAGCCCTGTTTGGGGTCTGGACTATACCTTCACCGTGACGCACTCGCGCGCTTTAGGTGCTGCCCGTCTAGTCTCTACACCTTCATGCCGGCCGCGCGACAATCGTTCGGCTGGCATGCTTGGCTCGGGATTGCCTGTCACCGGTTTCCCCGAGTTTGAGCAGTTCTGCATCCAGGGTTTCCCCGGGAGCACTCAAGTCTTCAAGTCCCTTGCGTCTACCAATTTCGCCACGCCCGCGAATGCCGATCTATAGCCTTGGCGCACGTCCGACGCCAACACGCTGCATCCCGTTATTCAGCAGCAAAATGGCCGGCTCGAAGGCCGGCCATTGCAATCCTCGCCATCCCGATCGGATCAGGCCTTGCCGGTATGGCCCCAGACCTCGTCCCAGATCTTGCCGGTCGGATCGGTGACGCGGCCGTCCTTCTCGTAAAATTTGTTCGGCACCTGGAAGATCGCCAGCATCAGGCCACCGTCCGGGCACCAGGCCGAATGGCGACTGCCCGGCTCGCGCCAGACGAACTCACCCTTCTTGGCCTCAAGGCCCTCAACCGGGCCTTCCTTGTCGACCAGGCGCCCTTCGAGCACATAGGTCTGCTCGATGTTGACGTGCTCATGGTCCGGCAGAACGGCGCCCGGCGCAAAGCGCATCAGCGCGGTCATCAGGCCGGTCTTCTCGTCCATCAGCAGGGTCTTTACTTCGCAGCCCGGAAAGCGCGTCGGCTTCCAGTCCATGTCGGCGGGCTTCACCACGTGCGAGTGCTCGTCGGCGGTGATGTGTTTCGGCGTGACGGCGTCCATGACGATCCTCCGTGCTTTCGGCGCAGAACTTCGGGTCTCCCCGCCATCATAGCGGAGAGCAGCAGGCCGCCGCTAGGTCGTGTATGCATAGCGGCCGTAGGTGTTTCATGGAGCTCCCACCCCCATTGCGGCAGGCCGTCGACCGCGCGCTGACCGGTGTCGCGTTGGCCGATCTCGCCGACGCCGCGGCGGAACTGTCACGCCGCTATCGCGCAGAGCGGCGCGATGGTTCGCTTCACGTCGCAAGCCGCCGGGATGCGCTCGCCTACCTCGCCGTGCGACTGCCTGCGACCTACGCAGCGGTACGCTCGGCTTTTTCTGCCATCGCCGAGGCACGACCGGAGTTTTCGCCCAAAACCATGCTCGATATCGGCGCAGGCCCCGGCACCGCACTTTGGGCCGCAACCGATTGCTGGGCTCTCACCGACGCGCTGCTTCTGGAAGCAAGTCCGGTGTTTCGCAACTGCGGCGAACAGCTCGCAGCCGCGGCCGACCTGCCATCCGTCTCGTGGCGCAACGCGGACATTGCGAAAGACAAAATCGACGACGCGCCACGCGATCTCGTCACGCTGGCTTATGTTCTGAACGAACTTGATCCGGACAAACGGCCGCAAGTTCTACAGCGGCTCTGGCAGTTGACCGCCGACACGCTCGTCATCGTCGAGCCCGGCACGCCGGCCGGCTGGCAGCGGATCGTCGCCGCGCGGCGGCAATTGCTTGAAGCGGGCGCACACGTCATCGCGCCCTGCCCTCATGCCCACGGCTGCCCGCTGCAGGCGCCCGACTGGTGTCATTTCGCCGAGCGCGTGGCGCGTTCGCGGCTGCATCGCCAGGCCAAAGGCGCCGAGGTGCCGTGGGAAGACGAGAAGTTCAGCTATGTGGCGCTGTCGCGAACGCCTGCACCCTCCGCGCGCCAGCGCGTCATTGCTCAGCCGCGCAAAGGCAGCGGCCGCGTCACGCTGAAGCTCTGCCGTCCTGACGGCTCGGCCAGCGAGCAACTGATCTCGCGCCGCGAAGGCGAACTGTACAAACGCGCTTCGCGTAGCGATTGGGGGTCCTCGCTATGAGGTGCTCCGGCTTACAATGCTGCACAACGCAGCCATCTGCGGAGGGCCGCAACATGAAAGGCGAGCGACAGCAATGAAGAAAGCGATGACCACCAAAAAGAGCGGCTCGAAGGAAGGCGCCGCGGCAGGCACTCCCTCCCAGCTGATCGATACGAGGATCAAGGAGCTCGGCGACTGGCGCGGCGAGATGCTCGCCCGGGTTCGTGCGCTCATCAAGCAGGCCGATCCCGAAGTGGTCGAGGAGTGGAAGTGGCGCGGCGTTCCGGTGTGGGAGCACGCCGGCATCATCTGCACCGGCGAGACCTACAAGGCCGTCGTGAAGCTGACCTTCGCCAAGGGCGCATCGCTCGACGACCCTTCGCGACTGTTCAACTCCAGCCTCGAAGGCAATACCCGGCGTGCCATCGACATTCACGAGGGCGACAAGATCGACGAGAAGGCGTTCAAGACGCTCGTTCGCGCCGCCGTGACGTTGAACGTGTCCAAACCCGCCCGGCGGAAAACCTAGTTCTCCAGCTTGATCTTGGCCTTCTCGATCACTTCGCGGAACTTGCGGCTTTCCGCTTCGACGAAAGCCTTGAACTCGGCAGGACTGGTCTTGCGCGCGACGATGCCCTGATCGCTGAGCGTCTTCGCGGTCTTGGGCTCCGCCAGCGTCTTGTTGGTGACGGCGTTGATCTTGTCGATCACGTCGGCGGGCGTGCCGCCGGTCGCAAACAGCCCGAACCAGTTGAGCAGCTCGTAGCCTTTCAGCCCCGGCGCGCCGTCCTGCAAGGGCGCCACATCGGGAAGCTGCGGCATCCGATCGAGCGAGGTCACCGCGACCGCGCGGATCTTGCCCGACTGCATCAGGCCCTGCACCGTGGCCAGGCTTGAGAAGCTCATGGTCACGGCGCCGGTCGCCACGTCGGTCACCGCGGGTGCAGACCCGCGATAGGGCACGTGCAGCACGTTGGTTCCGGCCATGATGTTCATGAGTTCGCCGGCAAGCTGCTGCGGATTGCCCACGCCCGACGAGGAGAACGACAGCTTGCCGGGATTGGCCTTGGCATACGCGATCAGTTCCTGCGGCGTGCGCACCGGCGTCGCTTCGGCCACCACCACGACGCAAGGCACGATGCCGACCAGCGCCACCGGCGCGAGTTCCTTCAGCGGATCGTAGGTCATCTTCTCTTTGTAGAGATGATGGCTGATCGCGATCTCGCCGGACGTTGCCATCAGAAGGGTGCGCCCGTCGGGCGCGGCCTTGGCCACGGTGCTGGCCGCAATCATGCCGGCGGCGCCGGTGCGGTTCTCGACGATGGTCGGCGCGCCGAACGCGTCTTTGATCGGATCGACCAAAAGCCTCGCCGAAACGTCAATGCCGCCGCCGGCGGGAAAGCCTGCAATGATCCGGATGGTCCGATCGGACTGCGCCAGCGCCGGCCCAGCGTACAGCGCGGCTCCTGCGCCCGTCACCATCGTGCGCCGTGTCAGCATCGTACCCTCCCGTGATCTTTGTTTCTTGTATTTACGCGCCGCCCTCGCGGATCGGCGGCAGGAACGCGAGCCCCGTATCCCAGGGGAAGTAGATCCAGGTGTCCTGCGACACCTCGGTGATGAACGTGTCGACCATCGGCCGGCCCATCGGCTTCGCATAGACGGTTGCGAAATGCGCCTCGGGCAGCAGTTCGCGAGCCACTTTCGCGGTCTTGCCGGTATCGACTAGGTCGTCGACGATCAGCACACCCTTGCCGCGGTTCGCCATGATGTCGGGCGCGACAGGCTTGATCAGCCGCAACTCGCCCTGCTTGGTGTATTCCTGATAGCTCTCGATACAGACTGTCTCGATCAGCCGCACGTTCAATTCACGCGCCACGATCGCGGCCGGCACCAAGCCGCCGCGGGTGATGGCGACAATCGCGGTAAACGGCCCGGCGGCGTGAAGCCGCCAAGCGAGCGCGCGGGCGTCGCGGTGAAACTGGTCCCACGACACCGGAAATGCCTTGTCCGGGAAGGCTTGCGGTTGCGCCATCATTGCCCCAGCCCCGCCATACGCTTCAGCATCATAGGCTAGGCGGTCTGCTTCAGCGTGGTGTGCACGCGCGCCAGCATGTCTTCCACTGCGGCCTTGGCGGCGGCGAGCTTCTGCGGATCGCGCGAACGCACTACAAGATTGGTGTTGGGCCGGCCGTCGTCCTGGAACGGGTAGCTGCCGATCATCACGTCCGGATGAGCCTTGGCGACCTCGCCCAACGGACCGCCGATGTCGCCCTCCCGGCAATTGGCGCGGATCGTCTCGGACAGCATTTTCACGCCGGTCTTGAGCGTCGGCGCCACCTCGTCGAGCATGGCCTGCATGATCGAGGGCACGCCCGCCATCACATGCACATTGCCGATGCGAAAGCCCGGCGCCGCCGACACCTTGTTGAGAATGAGATCGGCGCCCTTGGGGATGCGCGCCATGCGCAGCCGCGCCTCGTTCAGGTCCTTCTCGGCGATGCGGGTGAGCAGCAGCGCGCGGGCGCGCGGGTCCACGTCGATCGAAACGCCGAACGCCTTGGCGACGCAGTCGGCCGTGATGTCGTCATGGGTCGGGCCGATGCCGCCGGTGGTGAACACGTAGGTGTAGCGGTGGCGCAGCGCGTTCAGCGCGTTGACGATCTCTTCCTCGATATCGGGCACCACGCGGACCTCGCGCAGGTCGACGCCGATATTGGTCAGATATTCGGCGATGTAGCCGATGTTCTTGTCCTTGGTCCGGCCGGACAGGATTTCGTCGCCAATCACCAGGATCGCCGCGGTGATGACGGCTGTGCCCGACGTGTCGTTCATTTCTGACCTCCCGCGGGCCTGGATTCGCGCTCGGCACCGCCTCAAAATCCTGTACCCCGGCAGCCGGGGCCGCTCAAGCGAGCGGACGGCCTCCAAACAGGCATTTTCTCTGGCTTTTGCGCCGTTGCCGAGCCCGCGCGGGCATCGCTATAACCGGTCCCCGGGCGGAGGACTTTCATGACCTATTGCTGTGGCATCCTGGTGCGCGACGGACTCGTGATGGTCGCCGACACCCGCACCAATGCGGGCCTCGACAACATTTCGACGTTCCGCAAGCTGCACGTGATCCGGGAGCCCGGCCAGCGGGTGATGGCGCTGTCGTCGTCCGGCAATCTGTCGATCAGCCAGTCGGTGATGGCGCTGCTCAACGAGGGCATCGAGAACCCCGCGACCGGGGAACTCGACACCCTGACGAACGCGCCCACCATGTTCCAGGCGGCCCAGCGCATCGGTCATGCCATCCGGCGCGTCCACGATATCGAAGGCCACGCGCTCGAAGCCTCCGACGTCAGGTTCGACGTGTCGTTCCTGTTCGGCGGCCAGATCAAGGGCGACAAGCTTCGCCTCTACATGATCTATGCCGCGGG
The Rhodoplanes sp. Z2-YC6860 genome window above contains:
- a CDS encoding methionine synthase — translated: MFPTTIAGSLPKPSWLAEPDKLWPQWRLTGPDLAAGKFDATLLALKLQEDAGIDIVTDGEQSRQHFVHGFLEFVDGIDFGKKVEMGIRNNRYKAMVPTVTGALKLRGRVHGAEARFARAHTTRKLKITMPGPMTIIDTIADAHYGDRVKMAFAFADLLNQEARALEADGVDAIQFDEPAFNVYMKDVSTWGVEALHRAIDGLKCRTAVHICYGYGIKANIDWKTTLGGEWRQYEDTFPALAASRLTEVSLECIHSKVPIELLALLKGKDVQIGVIDVATDAIETPEQVAATIEAALKHVAKERIIAGTNCGMAPMRRDIAAAKLVALGQGVALARKRFG
- a CDS encoding universal stress protein — protein: MSMKSILVPMEPHDGMASVLETALLLARKCDSYIEGFPLRFGISEFVAVDPAGSIPLESYRQESLEEAAQARKMFEGFMTERSIPRAGAASKGLSCAWLDEAPEGEGFVGSYGRVFDVTVLGRPDANTIGLHNRAIESGLFESGKPILLAPPTPPKQIATNILIHWNCSTEQARTTAFAMPLLHQASQVTVLFVPGGQGVPGPSAEQFLRHLHFNGIPAKLKTVNLDGKTTGQVILEQAKAEGCDLLVKGAYTQSRLRQMIFGGATSHILAHADLPVFMAH
- a CDS encoding methyl-accepting chemotaxis protein, whose protein sequence is MIQRLSVNLLLKSVILTLSAAIVIVLSVGAWNSWHRQATVQRIAGVVETSASFFTALHNLRVDRSTTSRELASDRTYSTLPDQLRTLREAEMPALKAGLASMANLDFPGRDAAVAALDKSIKKLEVLHKASAAALAQPKASRPSGLAKEAFAEMDGLVQMIDSLTARMMASVKLEDGYVDQLLLIKQLAWETRNSAGDSSVMISNTLGGVALPPDAMMTYTASVAKAENAWATLEQVASGLNLPAAFHKAVATAKQEFFGDYSQLRLKTFKALMAKEAVPYTVATWLPMSVGKLGTLLHVAESALDTAKEHAAREHAAAITSFSIQVSLLLVAIAFSAGMMFVVTRRVTSPLRQIQQAMLKVAEGDFSVVLPGLDRKDEIGDVSNAVEKFKVLADEKARREAAEATQRMKSEADRQAEAARLEAERQDAEARAQAKVAEEQGRAVGMLAEGLQKLTEGELSFRLGEGFSEAYRQIRDNFNSAIGQIEETIGGIKTSAGEVTNASKEISTSTTDLSQRTEEQAASLEETSASMEEISTTVKKNAENAQAANHSAAATRAVADRGGEVVAKAVNAMAKIEESSRQISDIIGVIDEIARQTNLLALNAAVEAARAGDAGRGFAVVAAEVRSLAQRSSQAAKDIKDLITNSSGQVQEGVDLVNRAGQALQEIVESIKTVASIVAEIATASSEQSSGIEQVNKALSQMDEVTQQNSALVEENAATAKVLEQQARAMDERVAFFHVSAMDHAGASRSAASVVRKAAPIRPSVSKPAAKSARAVTQGALAVKNDPDWAEF
- a CDS encoding cupin domain-containing protein; translation: MDAVTPKHITADEHSHVVKPADMDWKPTRFPGCEVKTLLMDEKTGLMTALMRFAPGAVLPDHEHVNIEQTYVLEGRLVDKEGPVEGLEAKKGEFVWREPGSRHSAWCPDGGLMLAIFQVPNKFYEKDGRVTDPTGKIWDEVWGHTGKA
- a CDS encoding small ribosomal subunit Rsm22 family protein, which gives rise to MELPPPLRQAVDRALTGVALADLADAAAELSRRYRAERRDGSLHVASRRDALAYLAVRLPATYAAVRSAFSAIAEARPEFSPKTMLDIGAGPGTALWAATDCWALTDALLLEASPVFRNCGEQLAAAADLPSVSWRNADIAKDKIDDAPRDLVTLAYVLNELDPDKRPQVLQRLWQLTADTLVIVEPGTPAGWQRIVAARRQLLEAGAHVIAPCPHAHGCPLQAPDWCHFAERVARSRLHRQAKGAEVPWEDEKFSYVALSRTPAPSARQRVIAQPRKGSGRVTLKLCRPDGSASEQLISRREGELYKRASRSDWGSSL
- a CDS encoding DUF1801 domain-containing protein; protein product: MKKAMTTKKSGSKEGAAAGTPSQLIDTRIKELGDWRGEMLARVRALIKQADPEVVEEWKWRGVPVWEHAGIICTGETYKAVVKLTFAKGASLDDPSRLFNSSLEGNTRRAIDIHEGDKIDEKAFKTLVRAAVTLNVSKPARRKT
- a CDS encoding Bug family tripartite tricarboxylate transporter substrate binding protein, which translates into the protein MLTRRTMVTGAGAALYAGPALAQSDRTIRIIAGFPAGGGIDVSARLLVDPIKDAFGAPTIVENRTGAAGMIAASTVAKAAPDGRTLLMATSGEIAISHHLYKEKMTYDPLKELAPVALVGIVPCVVVVAEATPVRTPQELIAYAKANPGKLSFSSSGVGNPQQLAGELMNIMAGTNVLHVPYRGSAPAVTDVATGAVTMSFSSLATVQGLMQSGKIRAVAVTSLDRMPQLPDVAPLQDGAPGLKGYELLNWFGLFATGGTPADVIDKINAVTNKTLAEPKTAKTLSDQGIVARKTSPAEFKAFVEAESRKFREVIEKAKIKLEN
- the gpt gene encoding xanthine phosphoribosyltransferase, yielding MMAQPQAFPDKAFPVSWDQFHRDARALAWRLHAAGPFTAIVAITRGGLVPAAIVARELNVRLIETVCIESYQEYTKQGELRLIKPVAPDIMANRGKGVLIVDDLVDTGKTAKVARELLPEAHFATVYAKPMGRPMVDTFITEVSQDTWIYFPWDTGLAFLPPIREGGA
- a CDS encoding competence/damage-inducible protein A, with protein sequence MNDTSGTAVITAAILVIGDEILSGRTKDKNIGYIAEYLTNIGVDLREVRVVPDIEEEIVNALNALRHRYTYVFTTGGIGPTHDDITADCVAKAFGVSIDVDPRARALLLTRIAEKDLNEARLRMARIPKGADLILNKVSAAPGFRIGNVHVMAGVPSIMQAMLDEVAPTLKTGVKMLSETIRANCREGDIGGPLGEVAKAHPDVMIGSYPFQDDGRPNTNLVVRSRDPQKLAAAKAAVEDMLARVHTTLKQTA
- a CDS encoding peptidase, yielding MTYCCGILVRDGLVMVADTRTNAGLDNISTFRKLHVIREPGQRVMALSSSGNLSISQSVMALLNEGIENPATGELDTLTNAPTMFQAAQRIGHAIRRVHDIEGHALEASDVRFDVSFLFGGQIKGDKLRLYMIYAAGNFIECTVDTPYLQIGEHKYGKPILDRAVRYGIDIYDGLKIALLSMDSTLRSNLGVGMPLDVAVVRRDACDAELAYRIEPGDPYFHDLSERWSAALRAAHIAIPRPPYVTQR